One segment of Carya illinoinensis cultivar Pawnee chromosome 1, C.illinoinensisPawnee_v1, whole genome shotgun sequence DNA contains the following:
- the LOC122309832 gene encoding UPF0187 protein At3g61320, chloroplastic-like gives MTQPLDPIKPIFKLSLSSSFAPKSFPKLQPLSLPSSIPKTSLSFKLQSSSQSQNPNPPPFFDLAKTLISVLRIVPDWADGVKERGMRQSRTLYNHEEWVHHRSSLRHLRHVFSSLSSRVILSLVPPVIAFTSFAVLIAVYNSAVSLHWLPGFLPVLKASSLPYQLTAPALALLLVFRTEASYSRFEEGRKAWIKVISVTNDLATQVISGVDISGNDAPLKKALLQYIMAFPVSLKCHVIYGSNARQDLQNFLEVDDLEIVLNSTHRPCCIIEFISQSLRLLKLEESRSNLLESKISCLHEGIGVCEQLVGIPIPLSYTRLTSRFLVLWHLTLPIILWDDCHWIVVPATFISAASLFCIEEVGVLIEEPFPMLALDDLCKLVHNNIREAIATDKIIQAQLTAKLRNHSKELSPNGWPNS, from the exons ATGACACAACCATTAGACCCCATCAAACCCATTTTcaaactctctctttcttcctcctttGCTCCCAAATCTTTCCCCAAGCTTCAGCCTTTATCCCTTCCCTCTTCCATACCCAAAACCTCCCTCTCCTTCAAACTCCAGTCCTCCTCACAATCCCAGAACCCCAACCCGCCTCCCTTCTTTGATCTCGCCAAAACCCTGATCTCTGTCCTCCGCATCGTACCCGATTGGGCCGACGGCGTAAAAGAGCGTGGAATGCGCCAAAGCCGCACCCTCTACAACCATGAAGAATGGGTTCACCATCGGAGCTCGCTTCGCCATTTGCGCCACGTCTTCTCGAGCCTGTCGTCGCGGGTGATTCTGTCGCTGGTGCCGCCCGTGATCGCCTTCACTTCTTTCGCTGTGTTGATCGCCGTTTATAATTCCGCGGTGTCGTTGCACTGGTTGCCGGGTTTCTTGCCAGTTTTGAAGGCCTCGTCGTTGCCGTACCAGTTGACGGCGCCGGCGCTCGCTCTCTTGTTGGTTTTTCGGACCGAGGCTTCGTACTCGAGGTTTGAGGAGGGGAGGAAGGCATGGATCAAAGTGATTTCGGTGACCAACGATTTAGCAACGCAGGTGATTTCTGGGGTTGATATTTCGGGTAATGATGCGCCGCTCAAGAAGGCGCTTTTGCAATATATTATGGCATTTCCAGTTTCGCTTAAG TGTCATGTGATTTATGGCTCAAATGCTAGGCAAGACCTCCAAAATTTTCTTGAAGTGGATGATCTAGAGATAGTACTCAATTCAACGCATCGGCCCTGTTGCATTATCGAATTCATCTCTCAAAGCCTTCGGTTGCTAAAGTTGGAGGAATCAAGGAGCAACTTGTTG GAGTCAAAGATTTCATGTTTGCACGAAGGAATTGGTGTTTGTGAACAACTAGTGGGTATCCCTATCCCACTTTCCTACACTCGCTTGACTTCAAGGTTTCTGGTCCTCTGGCATCTCACCCTTCCTATCATACTGTGGGATGATTGCCATTGGATTGTGGTTCCCGCTACTTTCATTAGCGCTGCATCATTGTTCTGCATAGAAGAA GTTGGTGTTCTAATTGAGGAGCCATTTCCAATGCTTGCACTTGACGACCTTTGCAAGCTGGTTCACAACAACATTCGGGAAGCAATTGCAACTGACAAAATAATTCAAGCTCAGCTTACTGCAAAGTTAAGGAATCACTCTAAGGAACTCTCACCAAATGGCTGGCCTAATTCTTAG